One window from the genome of Leucoraja erinacea ecotype New England chromosome 16, Leri_hhj_1, whole genome shotgun sequence encodes:
- the psmd6 gene encoding 26S proteasome non-ATPase regulatory subunit 6 gives MPLENLEEEGLPKNPSLAIAQARFQLTLGPERAVPAVRGQLMDAVRDNHMAPYYEQLCKDVGWPVDTDLLSKMKKANEEELKRLDDILADAETNLGESEIRDAMMAKAEYLCRIGDKEGALTAFRKTYDKTVALGHRLDIVFYLLRIGLFYMDNDLITRNIEKAKSLIEEGGDWDRRNRLKVYQGMYCVAIRDFKQAAELFLDTVSTFTSYELMDYKTFVTYTVYVSMIALERPDLREKVIKGAEILEVLHGLPAIRQYLFSLYECRYGVFFQSLATVEQELKKDWLFAAHYRYYVREMRILAYSQLLESYRSLTLTYMAEAFGVGVEFIDQELSRFIAAGRLHCKIDKVNEIVETNRPDSKNWQYQETIKKGDLLLNRVQKLSRVINM, from the exons ATGCCGCTGGAGAACCTGGAGGAGGAGGGTTTGCCGAAGAACCCGAGCCTGGCCATCGCACAGGCCCGCTTCCAGCTGACACTGGGCCCGGAGCGCGCAGTCCCCGCCGTCCGCGGGCAGCTCATGGACGCCGTCAGGGACAACC ATATGGCTCCATACTATGAACAGCTCTGCAAAGATGTCGGATGGCCAGTTGACACAGACCTCTTGAGCAAAATGAAAAAGGCAAATGAGGAAGAGCTAAAACGCCTGGACGATATACTAGCAGATGCTGAAACAAATCTTGGTGAAAGTGAAATCAGAGATGCTATGATGGCCAAGGCTGAGTACCTCTGCCGGATAGGTGACAAA GAAGGTGCTTTGACAGCCTTTCGGAAAACGTACGACAAGACTGTGGCTCTGGGACATCGCCTAGATATTGTGTTTTATCTGCTGAGGATTGGCTTGTTTTACATGGATAATGATCTGATTACACGTAACATTGAGAAAGCTAAAAG CTTAATTGAAGAAGGTGGTGACTGGGATAGAAGGAATCGTCTAAAAGTTTACCAAGGGATGTATTGTGTGGCAATTCGAGACTTCAAGCAGGCGGCAGAGCTGTTCTTAGACACAGTCTCCACATTCACTTCCTACGAACTCATGGATTACAAAACCTTTGTAACCTACACTGTTTATGTCAGCATGATTGCGTTGGAGCGACCTGATCTTCGTGAAAAG GTCATCAAAGGCGCTGAGATTCTTGAAGTCCTGCACGGCCTTCCAGCGATTCGGCAGTATCTGTTTTCACTGTACGAGTGTCGATATGGAGTTTTCTTCCAGTCCCTTG CCACGGTAGAACAAGAATTAAAGAAGGACTGGCTCTTTGCCGCTCACTATCGCTACTATGTTCGTGAAATGAGGATCTTGGCGTATAGTCAGCTGTTGGAATCCTATCGCTCATTAACGCTTACGTACATGGCAGAAGCATTCGGTGTTGGTGTGGAGTTCATTGATCA GGAACTCTCTCGTTTCATTGCTGCTGGTAGGCTACACTGTAAAATAGACAAAGTGAATGAAATCGTAGAAACCAACAG GCCTGACAGTAAGAACTGGCAGTACCAGGAAACCATAAAGAAAGGAGATCTGCTGTTGAACAGAGTCCAAAAACTCTCACGGGTGATAAATATGTAA